In a genomic window of Pelotomaculum thermopropionicum SI:
- the AlsD gene encoding alpha-acetolactate decarboxylase: protein MTRHLYHVIAAMLLAALLALAGCAQAGKSEKLREAGPPEDTVFQVSTINALLQGLYDGEVTCGELKKHGDLGVGTFDGLDGEMVVVDGIILQVKADGKVLPAPDGEKTPFAAVTFFSSDRTQQVKELADYSHLQRLLDGLIANRNMFYAIRIDGTFPYVKTRSVPEQAKPYPPLAEVTKNQPVFEMRNVRGSVVGFYCPPYIEGLNVPGYHLHFVTEDRRQGGHLLECSLQEGTLQMDQTRGFYMTLPAGSDFAKADLTTGRTEELKKAES, encoded by the coding sequence GTGACGAGACATTTGTACCATGTGATTGCCGCCATGCTGCTGGCGGCGCTGCTGGCCCTGGCTGGATGCGCTCAGGCCGGAAAATCTGAAAAGCTGCGGGAAGCAGGCCCTCCTGAAGACACTGTTTTTCAGGTGTCTACCATAAATGCCCTGCTGCAAGGGCTCTATGACGGGGAAGTGACCTGCGGTGAATTGAAAAAACATGGCGACCTGGGTGTCGGGACCTTTGACGGGCTGGATGGGGAAATGGTCGTGGTGGACGGGATTATCCTGCAGGTGAAGGCGGACGGAAAAGTCCTTCCCGCCCCGGACGGGGAAAAAACTCCTTTTGCCGCAGTCACCTTTTTCAGCTCCGACCGGACGCAACAGGTGAAGGAATTGGCTGATTACTCTCATCTGCAGCGGTTGCTGGACGGGCTGATCGCCAACCGGAATATGTTTTACGCCATTCGTATCGACGGCACATTCCCTTATGTGAAAACCAGAAGCGTGCCTGAGCAGGCAAAACCCTATCCCCCTCTGGCGGAAGTTACCAAAAACCAGCCGGTGTTTGAAATGCGCAATGTCAGGGGAAGTGTGGTTGGCTTTTACTGCCCGCCGTACATAGAGGGCCTCAATGTGCCCGGCTATCATCTGCATTTTGTTACTGAGGACCGCCGGCAGGGGGGCCACCTGCTGGAATGCAGCTTGCAAGAAGGGACGTTACAGATGGATCAAACCCGTGGGTTTTACATGACGCTGCCGGCCGGCAGTGATTTCGCCAAAGCCGATTTGACCACCGGCCGAACGGAGGAGTTAAAAAAAGCCGAGTCCTAA
- the SsnA gene encoding cytosine deaminase and related metal-dependent hydrolases: MGQQIFKGNIIFTPSPEELKICAKSHIVVEDGTVEGIYERLPEKYGHAPVKDYGERLILPGFVDLHVHAAQFYQCGLGLDRELIDWLSDCTFPAESRFSDPVYAREAYSLFADELIRQGTARACIFATIHKESTGLLFEILQEKGIGAFVGKVNMDRNCPGFLREETEVSIEETEELIIQYGGHPLVKPILTPRFAPSCSGKLLAAIGELAEKYNLPVQSHLAENRREVEWVRELFPSRPTYSDVYFDSGLFGQTPTLMAHGIYLTDRELGLIKDNGVVLVHCPESNINLASGIMPVRKWLGRGIRAGLGSDVGAGHTLAMSKAVVRAIQLSKLMKFFDPWAKPLTIAEAFYMATKGGGSFFGKVGSFEKGYSFDAIVVEDDPRIAGRLSLEEQFQRFLYTGDDRNIIARFVRGRQVG; the protein is encoded by the coding sequence ATGGGGCAACAAATTTTTAAGGGGAACATTATATTTACACCGTCGCCCGAAGAGCTCAAAATATGTGCAAAAAGCCATATCGTCGTGGAAGACGGAACGGTGGAGGGAATTTATGAAAGATTGCCGGAGAAATACGGGCATGCGCCGGTAAAAGACTATGGCGAACGGTTGATTTTACCCGGCTTTGTGGACCTGCACGTGCACGCCGCCCAGTTTTACCAGTGCGGGTTGGGACTGGACCGGGAACTAATCGACTGGCTGAGCGACTGCACTTTTCCCGCGGAAAGCCGTTTCTCCGACCCGGTGTATGCCCGGGAAGCATATTCCCTTTTCGCGGATGAACTGATCCGCCAGGGCACTGCCAGGGCGTGTATATTCGCCACAATTCACAAAGAGAGCACCGGACTTCTATTTGAAATCCTGCAGGAAAAAGGGATAGGCGCCTTTGTGGGAAAAGTGAACATGGACCGGAACTGTCCCGGTTTCCTGAGAGAAGAAACGGAAGTCTCCATTGAGGAAACAGAGGAATTGATAATCCAGTACGGCGGGCACCCTCTCGTAAAACCAATTCTCACCCCCCGTTTTGCCCCCTCCTGCTCCGGGAAGCTGCTGGCCGCGATAGGAGAACTGGCGGAGAAGTACAACTTGCCGGTCCAGTCACACCTTGCAGAAAACCGCAGGGAAGTGGAATGGGTGAGGGAGCTTTTCCCGTCCCGTCCCACCTACTCGGATGTTTATTTTGATTCCGGGCTGTTCGGACAGACTCCCACCCTGATGGCCCACGGCATATATTTAACGGATAGAGAGTTGGGGCTGATCAAAGACAACGGCGTTGTGCTGGTGCACTGCCCGGAATCGAATATCAATCTTGCCAGCGGGATCATGCCGGTGCGGAAATGGCTGGGCCGCGGGATCCGGGCCGGATTGGGGAGCGACGTGGGCGCAGGCCATACCCTGGCCATGTCCAAAGCAGTTGTAAGGGCCATCCAGCTATCAAAGCTGATGAAATTTTTCGACCCTTGGGCAAAACCTCTGACCATAGCGGAAGCCTTCTACATGGCAACAAAGGGAGGCGGGAGCTTCTTCGGTAAGGTCGGGAGTTTTGAGAAGGGATACTCGTTTGACGCCATTGTTGTTGAAGACGACCCCCGCATTGCCGGGCGGCTTTCCCTGGAAGAACAATTCCAGAGGTTTCTCTATACGGGAGACGACCGTAATATCATCGCCCGGTTTGTGAGAGGACGGCAGGTCGGCTGA